A window of the Bacillota bacterium genome harbors these coding sequences:
- a CDS encoding aldehyde ferredoxin oxidoreductase N-terminal domain-containing protein — MKFTGYDGIAIKGRSRNPVDLFIRDDQVEIRDASHL, encoded by the coding sequence TTGAAGTTCACCGGTTATGACGGCATTGCCATCAAGGGGCGCTCGAGGAACCCTGTGGACTTGTTTATCCGGGATGACCAGGTGGAGATCAGGGATGCCTCTCACCTGTGA
- the purR gene encoding pur operon repressor — protein MGRLRRSQRVAAITRTLVNRPASFFPLGFFTQMLDAAKSTISEDLALMKQAFGSMAMGKIETLTGATGGVRYLPCVEPQDTHDTLERLCRTLSDPSRILPGGFLYMADIIFHPSWAQDLGEIFATRFWGASPDVVVTVETKGIPLAMMTARSMGLPLVVVRRDHRVTEGSALSINYVSGSSHRIQTMSLPRRALQPGVKVLAIDDFMKAGGTARGIVDLMGEFGASVVGTGVLVETEEPREKLVSGFTSLAILLGIDEVSKRVSIKPAPYPRGS, from the coding sequence GTGGGCAGATTGCGACGGAGCCAGCGGGTAGCTGCCATTACGAGAACCCTGGTTAACAGGCCCGCTTCGTTCTTTCCCCTGGGTTTCTTCACCCAGATGCTCGACGCGGCCAAGTCCACCATTAGCGAGGATCTGGCCCTGATGAAACAGGCCTTCGGGTCCATGGCCATGGGCAAGATTGAGACACTCACAGGAGCGACGGGGGGTGTCCGGTACCTCCCCTGCGTCGAACCCCAGGACACCCATGATACCCTGGAACGCCTATGCCGCACTCTCAGTGACCCCTCCCGGATACTGCCCGGGGGGTTCCTTTACATGGCGGATATCATCTTCCATCCGAGCTGGGCGCAGGACTTGGGTGAGATATTCGCCACCCGCTTCTGGGGGGCGTCCCCGGATGTTGTGGTTACTGTTGAGACCAAGGGGATACCGCTGGCTATGATGACAGCCAGGTCCATGGGGCTTCCACTGGTGGTGGTCAGGCGAGACCACAGGGTCACAGAGGGGTCCGCCCTGAGCATCAACTACGTTTCGGGTTCCAGCCACAGGATCCAGACCATGTCCCTGCCTCGCCGCGCCCTGCAGCCGGGAGTGAAGGTCCTGGCCATTGATGACTTCATGAAAGCAGGGGGAACAGCCCGGGGCATTGTGGATCTCATGGGAGAGTTTGGGGCATCCGTTGTCGGCACGGGTGTGCTGGTGGAAACGGAGGAGCCCCGGGAGAAGCTGGTGTCAGGCTTCACATCCCTGGCAATATTGCTCGGCATCGATGAAGTATCCAAGAGGGTTTCCATAAAACCAGCGCCCTATCCCCGAGGATCCTAA
- the ispE gene encoding 4-(cytidine 5'-diphospho)-2-C-methyl-D-erythritol kinase yields the protein MKNALAVRAHAKVNLTLDVVARRADGYHSIESLVLRVGLHDTVSVKKASSGVTLTDPGGTPAGPENLACRAAAALLRHFPAISGVEISLEKAIPMAAGLAGGSADAAAVIKAIVDLWNLPVSPREMSLIGETVGSDIPFCLSGLTCALATGKGETLTPLKPATPLWLLLACPPGEVSARWAYEAWDHGSKSERPCINACIQALERGDLETLGLNLGNALEMAVAGILPSVPRLRDAMMQEGALGACMSGSGPCVFGIFRTSGAAEEARVRIEERETLRYIGVSRSL from the coding sequence TTGAAGAACGCGCTTGCCGTCAGGGCACACGCCAAGGTTAACCTCACGCTGGATGTCGTGGCTCGCCGCGCGGACGGCTATCACAGCATAGAATCCCTAGTGCTCCGGGTGGGGCTGCACGACACCGTGAGCGTGAAGAAGGCATCTTCTGGTGTAACCCTCACTGATCCAGGAGGAACGCCAGCAGGACCTGAGAACCTGGCATGCCGGGCAGCGGCTGCCCTGTTGCGCCACTTCCCTGCTATCTCCGGGGTAGAGATCTCCCTGGAGAAGGCCATCCCCATGGCTGCGGGCCTCGCTGGAGGCAGCGCTGACGCCGCCGCAGTGATAAAAGCCATAGTGGACTTGTGGAACCTGCCAGTCTCCCCGCGGGAGATGTCACTCATCGGGGAGACAGTTGGCTCCGATATCCCCTTTTGCCTCTCTGGACTTACTTGCGCCCTGGCCACAGGCAAGGGAGAAACGCTCACACCACTGAAGCCCGCCACTCCGCTCTGGCTCCTCCTAGCCTGCCCTCCAGGGGAGGTCAGCGCTAGGTGGGCGTACGAGGCTTGGGATCACGGGTCCAAATCTGAGCGTCCCTGCATCAACGCCTGCATCCAGGCCCTGGAACGCGGGGACCTCGAGACCCTTGGCCTGAACTTGGGGAATGCCTTGGAGATGGCCGTAGCCGGAATCCTCCCCTCGGTGCCGCGATTGAGGGATGCCATGATGCAGGAAGGCGCCTTGGGGGCCTGCATGTCCGGGAGCGGTCCCTGCGTGTTCGGGATCTTCCGTACCTCTGGCGCGGCAGAGGAAGCCAGGGTGAGAATCGAGGAACGCGAGACCCTTCGCTACATAGGTGTATCCCGGAGCCTTTGA
- the cphA gene encoding cyanophycin synthetase, producing the protein MRLIRIRAFGGRNLHSHRPVVEMVIDIGEFVDRPTNKISGFTERLVQALPQLRSHHCSLGRPGGFLKRLQEGTLLGHVVEHVALEIQAMAGMPTRYGKTRQIAPPSTYQVVFEYTAREAAMFIGEAAVKMVADLARGKACPVDMVVKKAQRIAAITELGPSTAAIAMAAEARDIPVMRLDGQSLLQLGYGKYAKRVEATITQNTSCVGVDLCRDKALSKRLLADAGLPVPPGDLALSEHEALEVAKAIGCPVAVKPLDGNQGRGVTLNLQEEAEIRSAYNLASRFNRKVLVEKYVDGNHYRALVVGHRVVACSQRLPAHVTGDGVHTLKQLIQIANEDPLRGEGHEKPLTKIRVDPVVLMVLARQKKGLGYTPALGELVYLRENANLSTGGIALDATDDLHPHNAWIMLRAVQAMGLDVAGVDFVAQDVKKPLEECGGAIIEVNAAPGLRMHLHPWAGKSRDVASDIVEHLFPPGSRSRIPIAAVTGTNGKTTTCRLISYIAGIEGYNVGMAITDGVYLGGRRLLAGDNAGPWSARLVLRDPSCEMAVLETARGGIIHGGLAFDWCDVAVVTNVASDHLGLDGIETLEDLAWVKGLVAESARSQGFVVLNADDPSCVTMAMRIRATPVYFSIQPDNLTVKRHTAQGHTALFLRDGVIVVGEKGKEWNLIRLKEVPCTLQGMAKHNVENCLSAAGAVLAMGFPPYVIRKGLCTFTCDDHLNPGRFNLIAVGDFRVLLDYGHNSHALETVLPTARQMATGRLIGVVTCPGDRRNEDIEAVGAASARHCHRVVFKEDTDLRGRQAGEIARLLVRGARSEGMALECIDVVPDEGQAVRRGLVLAGAGDVVAVFYEKYSVAMWAIESVRTAITDARKDRPVAIF; encoded by the coding sequence ATGCGCCTCATCCGCATTAGGGCATTCGGAGGACGCAACCTCCATAGCCACAGGCCCGTTGTGGAGATGGTAATTGACATTGGAGAATTCGTGGATCGGCCCACCAACAAGATCAGCGGCTTCACCGAACGTTTGGTCCAGGCACTGCCTCAACTCAGGAGCCATCACTGCAGCCTAGGAAGGCCAGGAGGCTTCCTAAAGAGGCTACAGGAAGGGACTCTTCTAGGCCATGTTGTGGAGCACGTGGCCTTAGAAATCCAGGCAATGGCAGGCATGCCCACCCGTTACGGCAAGACTCGCCAGATCGCGCCGCCCTCTACATACCAGGTGGTTTTTGAATACACTGCACGGGAGGCTGCCATGTTTATCGGGGAGGCCGCCGTGAAGATGGTGGCCGATCTCGCAAGAGGTAAAGCGTGCCCCGTAGACATGGTGGTGAAGAAGGCCCAGCGTATTGCTGCCATAACCGAGCTGGGGCCTAGTACCGCCGCAATAGCCATGGCCGCGGAAGCCCGGGATATACCGGTAATGCGCTTGGATGGCCAGAGCCTCCTCCAACTGGGCTACGGCAAGTACGCCAAGCGCGTAGAGGCTACCATAACCCAGAATACCAGCTGTGTGGGAGTAGACCTTTGCAGGGACAAGGCGCTCAGCAAGAGACTACTGGCAGATGCAGGCCTGCCAGTTCCTCCCGGAGACCTGGCCTTGAGCGAGCACGAGGCCCTTGAGGTAGCCAAGGCCATCGGGTGCCCTGTCGCTGTGAAACCCCTAGACGGCAACCAAGGGCGCGGCGTCACCCTTAACCTGCAGGAAGAGGCGGAAATACGGTCCGCCTATAACCTGGCATCAAGGTTCAACCGGAAGGTGCTCGTGGAGAAGTACGTTGACGGCAATCACTACAGGGCCCTCGTGGTGGGCCACAGAGTAGTTGCCTGCAGCCAGAGGCTCCCCGCTCACGTCACAGGTGACGGCGTTCACACCCTGAAGCAGCTGATCCAAATAGCCAACGAAGACCCCCTCAGGGGAGAGGGCCATGAGAAGCCCCTGACCAAGATCAGGGTGGACCCGGTGGTACTCATGGTCCTCGCCCGGCAGAAGAAGGGACTAGGGTACACTCCTGCCCTGGGGGAACTGGTCTACCTCAGGGAGAATGCGAACCTCAGCACAGGAGGGATTGCCCTGGACGCCACTGACGATCTCCACCCGCACAACGCCTGGATCATGCTCAGGGCAGTGCAGGCGATGGGCCTGGATGTAGCTGGGGTGGACTTCGTTGCCCAGGATGTGAAGAAGCCCCTGGAGGAGTGCGGCGGGGCCATTATAGAGGTGAACGCGGCCCCCGGGCTTCGGATGCACCTTCACCCCTGGGCAGGGAAATCCCGGGATGTGGCCTCTGACATCGTGGAACACCTATTTCCCCCTGGAAGCAGGTCCCGGATCCCCATCGCCGCTGTGACCGGCACCAATGGGAAGACCACCACCTGTAGGCTCATCTCATACATCGCTGGGATTGAAGGCTACAATGTGGGCATGGCCATAACGGATGGGGTGTACCTTGGAGGCAGAAGGCTGCTGGCTGGGGACAACGCGGGCCCCTGGAGCGCCCGCCTAGTACTGAGAGACCCCTCATGTGAGATGGCGGTTCTCGAAACCGCCCGGGGGGGCATCATCCATGGAGGCTTGGCTTTTGACTGGTGTGACGTAGCGGTGGTGACCAATGTCGCATCTGATCACCTTGGGCTCGACGGGATAGAGACCCTTGAGGACCTAGCCTGGGTCAAAGGGCTTGTGGCGGAGAGCGCCCGCTCCCAGGGTTTCGTTGTGCTTAATGCGGATGACCCCTCATGTGTGACAATGGCCATGAGGATCAGGGCTACCCCAGTCTACTTCTCCATCCAGCCCGACAATCTCACGGTCAAGCGTCACACCGCTCAAGGCCACACTGCCCTCTTTCTCCGCGACGGGGTCATCGTTGTGGGTGAGAAGGGCAAGGAATGGAACCTGATACGATTGAAGGAGGTTCCCTGCACTCTGCAGGGCATGGCCAAGCACAACGTGGAGAACTGCCTCTCCGCGGCGGGCGCCGTCCTGGCTATGGGCTTCCCTCCCTACGTCATTCGAAAGGGGCTATGCACGTTCACCTGCGACGACCACCTCAACCCTGGCAGGTTCAATCTCATCGCCGTGGGAGACTTCCGGGTGCTCCTGGACTACGGTCATAACAGCCATGCACTGGAAACGGTCCTACCCACAGCACGGCAAATGGCCACAGGGAGGCTGATCGGTGTTGTCACATGCCCCGGCGACAGGCGCAACGAAGACATTGAGGCTGTGGGAGCTGCCAGTGCCCGCCATTGTCACCGGGTGGTCTTCAAGGAGGACACTGACCTCAGGGGCAGGCAGGCTGGGGAGATAGCGAGGCTCCTGGTAAGGGGGGCCCGCAGCGAAGGCATGGCCCTCGAGTGCATTGATGTGGTCCCGGACGAGGGGCAGGCAGTTCGACGTGGCCTGGTGTTAGCTGGTGCCGGCGACGTGGTGGCAGTGTTCTACGAGAAATACAGCGTGGCGATGTGGGCCATTGAGTCGGTGAGAACGGCAATAACCGATGCCCGGAAGGATCGGCCCGTCGCCATATTCTAG
- a CDS encoding NTP transferase domain-containing protein has product MEYGAVVLAGSPNKALAEKSPEAWEALIDINGRPMISYVLDGLQEARHVGTIVVVGPAVLEPEVSRVGGQLVPSGDGLVENLSRGVKALPGDARALVVTSDIPLVSGGMIDEFLERCSEREGQFFYSVVPRPAIEARFPSARRTYVRLKEGGVTGGNIVVIDPSILEDFRAVAERLAQDRKKPVALARLLGWRFLLGLLLGRLDIPSLEKRVSQVFHITARAVVCWDPEIGMDVDKPSDLEVAMGALRSR; this is encoded by the coding sequence ATGGAGTATGGAGCTGTGGTGCTCGCAGGGAGCCCCAACAAGGCCTTGGCGGAGAAGAGCCCCGAGGCATGGGAGGCCCTCATTGACATAAATGGGCGGCCCATGATCTCCTATGTCCTGGACGGACTCCAGGAAGCGAGGCACGTGGGCACAATTGTTGTGGTTGGTCCCGCGGTCCTGGAGCCTGAGGTATCCAGGGTGGGCGGCCAGCTTGTTCCCTCCGGCGATGGGCTCGTGGAGAACCTTTCCCGGGGTGTGAAAGCCCTGCCTGGCGATGCCCGCGCCCTGGTAGTCACCAGTGATATTCCACTGGTATCGGGAGGAATGATAGACGAGTTCCTGGAAAGATGCTCCGAACGAGAGGGCCAGTTCTTCTACTCCGTTGTGCCCCGCCCTGCGATTGAGGCTCGCTTCCCTAGCGCACGAAGGACGTACGTGCGACTGAAAGAGGGAGGGGTCACGGGAGGCAACATCGTTGTCATAGACCCTTCAATCCTAGAGGACTTCCGGGCGGTGGCCGAAAGGCTGGCCCAAGACAGGAAGAAGCCTGTGGCTTTGGCCCGGCTCCTGGGCTGGAGGTTTCTCTTGGGCCTGCTCCTCGGGCGCCTCGACATCCCGTCCTTGGAGAAGCGGGTATCCCAGGTATTTCACATAACGGCCCGGGCTGTGGTCTGTTGGGATCCGGAGATCGGCATGGATGTGGATAAGCCCTCAGACCTAGAGGTAGCCATGGGGGCGCTGAGGTCAAGGTGA
- a CDS encoding Veg family protein, protein MSGSNAIAKIKSGLDGHVGQRIMIRANKGRKRVVERMGVLEQTYPSIFVVKLDDDRFLGRRVSYSYTDILTRTVELTLAGEALQETGVADVT, encoded by the coding sequence ATGTCAGGCAGCAATGCCATAGCCAAGATAAAAAGCGGGCTTGACGGGCACGTTGGTCAGCGTATTATGATACGAGCCAACAAGGGCAGGAAGCGTGTGGTTGAGCGAATGGGCGTTCTCGAGCAGACGTACCCCAGCATATTCGTGGTTAAACTAGACGATGACCGTTTCCTGGGACGCAGGGTCTCCTATAGTTATACCGACATCCTCACCCGCACCGTAGAGTTAACCCTGGCTGGCGAGGCCCTGCAAGAGACCGGTGTGGCTGACGTGACCTAA
- a CDS encoding cyanophycinase, with protein sequence MTRAGALVIIGGAEDKGGGMNILAEVVRLAGEDKARIAIIAAASSNPSSASREYVEIFESLGCEHAWPINIACRRDALEPQYIRLLEDATGIFFTGGDQLRITSLLGGTPLYGALHTSHRLGAVIAGTSAGASVMSDTMIVEGLGDEAPRKCTTKMAPGMGFLKDVVVDQHFAQRGRIGRLLGAIAENPHVLGLGVDEDTAAVVSPEGILQVIGSQAVTIVDGHSIDHSNTSEQAPEEPLAITSVALHILPSGYGFDLRKRKAIVPQGSYGTHK encoded by the coding sequence ATGACTCGCGCAGGGGCACTGGTAATCATTGGGGGGGCTGAGGACAAAGGAGGAGGCATGAATATCCTGGCCGAGGTAGTTCGTCTTGCCGGCGAGGACAAGGCCAGGATCGCCATCATTGCTGCGGCATCCTCAAACCCCTCTTCAGCTTCCAGGGAGTACGTGGAGATCTTCGAGTCACTGGGTTGCGAACACGCGTGGCCCATAAATATTGCCTGCCGGAGAGACGCCCTGGAACCCCAGTACATCAGGCTGCTCGAGGATGCCACTGGCATCTTCTTCACGGGAGGCGACCAGTTGAGGATCACAAGCCTTCTTGGGGGAACACCCCTTTACGGCGCGCTGCACACCTCTCACCGCCTAGGAGCCGTTATCGCTGGAACCAGCGCCGGGGCCTCGGTAATGAGCGATACCATGATCGTGGAGGGCCTCGGGGATGAGGCCCCCCGCAAGTGTACCACCAAGATGGCTCCTGGCATGGGGTTCCTTAAAGATGTAGTTGTAGACCAGCACTTCGCACAGCGGGGCCGTATCGGCCGGCTTCTCGGTGCCATCGCAGAGAACCCTCACGTCCTTGGTTTAGGTGTGGACGAGGATACTGCTGCCGTGGTATCCCCTGAGGGCATCCTCCAGGTCATCGGATCTCAAGCGGTCACCATCGTTGACGGCCATTCCATCGACCACAGCAACACCTCTGAACAAGCCCCAGAGGAGCCCTTGGCCATTACTAGTGTGGCTCTCCACATCCTGCCCTCCGGTTACGGGTTCGATCTTAGGAAACGCAAGGCCATCGTGCCCCAGGGCTCATACGGCACCCACAAGTAG